A window of Plasmodium malariae genome assembly, chromosome: 5 contains these coding sequences:
- the PmUG01_05014600 gene encoding fam-m protein has translation MKQKINSLLLIKIVAFILLTWIYCVNKDMNTHNKSINQCYKLGRKLDTRNYRLLAKCKKNKNSNMVWLKEDIPNVVEYEKNDMSNNEKWAKGRNGQSDRSILNKAQYFIEVVDYNNGMFDGKHFHFEKKWIKKKDFDNFIEKNKRIRDIALKKVKFRNYGYGVVIFFLFLLVGIGLPLLQGKGWVIYNGKSDPVRGFLWIKNIASKLGGAQHYFFLISFSVLIIILAIIIIRVITKILRNNEKYKRIKYMSDMYE, from the exons atgaaacaaaaaattaattcgcTCCtacttattaaaattgttgCGTTTATACTTTTAACATGGATATACTGTGTTAATAAGGATATG aatacgCATAACAAATCTATTAATCAATGCTACAAACTTGGTAGAAAATTAGATACAAGAAATTATCGATTACTagcaaaatgtaaaaaaaataagaattcaAATATGGTATGGTTAAAAGAAGATATTCCAAATGTTGTGgaatacgaaaaaaatgatatgtcaaataatgaaaaatgggCTAAAGGAAGAAACGGACAATCTGATAGaagtatattaaataaggcACAGTACTTCATAGAAGTTgtagattataataatggaatgtttgatggaaaacatttccattttgaaaaaaaatggattaaaaaaaaagattttgataattttattgaaaagaACAAGAGAATTCGAGATAttgcattaaaaaaagtaaaatttagaaattaCGGGTATGGagttgttatattttttctttttttactagTAGGAATAGGATTACCCTTGTTACAAGGAAAAGGGTGGGTCATATATAATGGTAAAAGTGATCCTGTTAGAGGTTTCCTTTGGATTAAGAACATAGCATCTAAGCTAGGTGGAGCacaacattatttttttttaatatcatttagcgtacttattattatattagcTATCATAATTATTAGAGTTATTACTAagattttaagaaataatgaaaaatataaaagaattaagtATATGAGTGATATGTATGAATAA